The Granulicella arctica genome segment GCTATCAGTCCAACTGCAACTCTGAATAAAGGCTGTCATCAGTATCTCATTGAGCAGGAAGAGGTTCTGCCCAGGCAAACGGCACAAAAACCATCACTTCACGGTGTACACCACAGTGGGCACCACCGCAAATTGACTTGACCCCTCTTGTTTCAGCAAGCGACGCTGGCATGTTTTTCGGACAGACACTTTGGAGGCGGATTGATGGTTGGAAGATTAGGAAGTGTATCGCTCTGCGGCAAGACATATAGGTTGCTGAGTTCAATTCTTGCTGTGAGGAGCTCAAGTAGGCGCCGCACTTTCCTACGCTTGTGTCTATTGCCAGTAATATTGTTGGGGGGTGCCACCTTCCTGCAAGCTCAGCGAATTACGGCCTCTCTTGGTGGAACCGTCCGCGACCCAAATCAGCTCAACGTTCCAGGTGCCGACATCCAGGTCACCAGCCCCGCCACGGGCCAGAGCTTCACAACGCAGAGCAACGCCGACGGTCTATTTCAATTCTCGAACCTCAGTCCAGGGTCGTACACTGTCACGATCAGCGCGGCAGGCTTTCGAACGCTTGTCCAGACGGGCATCATCCTTCAAGTAGATCAGAGCGCAACGATCGACTTCAGCCTGACGCTCGGGGCAACGTCGGAGACGATCCAGGTCACAGGCACAGCGCCGCTTCTTGAGACGCAGAGCGCGGAAGTCGGGCAGGTAATCAGCAACAAAAGCATCGTCGACTTACCTCTGAACCAAAGAAATCCTTATAGTTTGATCCTCCTGGTACCGGGGGTTTCCGGCTCCGTGGGACAGAGTGGCAATGGTTTACAGTTCAACGTGAATGGCGGCCGGGCTGGAACGACCGACGTGCTCTTAGATGGAATCCCTTCCGTGCCACCCACGGATGGTTTCAATAATCTGGCTATCTTCCCGTCAGTCGATGCGACCCAGGAATTCAAGGTCATGACGAGTAATTACTCGTCGCAATTTGGACTGAGTGGCGGTGGAATTATCAACGTCGTCTACAAGTCTGGCACCAATCAGCTTCATGGGAGCGTTTACGAATTCCTCCGAAACTCGAAGATGGATGCCAATACTTATTTCAATAACCAATCGAACGTCGCCAAACCCCACACAACCCGAAGCCAGTTCGGATTTAGCCTCGGCGGCCCCGTCTTTATTCCAAAGCTCTTCGACGGACGAAACAAGCTCTTCTTCTTCGCCGATTACGAGGGCTTGCGGCAGCAGCAGGCAACAACCCTCCTGGCAACCGTGCCCACTCTGGCCGAACGAAACGGCGATTTTTCGGCAGACACTACTTCAACCGGAGTGCCCATCATCGTCTATGACCCTTTCACGACAAGCTCCGCCAGCCCTTACACGCGAAGCCAAATTAGCTGCAACGGTGTGTTAAACGTAATTTGCCCTGCACGTTTCGACGCGGTTGCGAAGAATCTAATTGGCTATTTCCCCAATCCCAATCGACCTGGGATCAACGGAACTCAGATAAACAATTATGCCGCCAGCGGAAGCGTTCCCTACAACATCAACCAGTGGGATGTAAAACTGGATGGAAACATGAGTGATCGGCAGCATCTGGCATTTCGCTATTCGGTCAGAAACCCCACGAATGGAACAGCCGTACTGTTTCCAGCCGCAATTGCGATCGCACAAAATGCAAGCTCAAATACTCAGGACGCAATCGCCGGAGAGCTAGACTATACGTTCGCGCAGAGTGCGAAAAGTCTCTATGAGATTCGGTACGGAGTGACTCACCTCTATAGCCGGGTCACGACGAGAGCAGACGGATTCGATCCGACTCAACTTGGATTTCCGTCGTACCTCGCTCAGTCCGCTCTCGCAACCTCACCAAACACACTTACCTTTCCCGGCATTGAGATGACGGGATATCTGAGTCTAGGCGACGGCAATAGTCTGGGCAAGGGCAATCTCGGTCTACTGACACAAAGTTGGCAAATTGACAATGTTCGTGCACTCGCGCGCCACACGATTACTTACGGTGGAGAAGTTCGGAGCTTTGCGAATAACACCGGCCAGGTTGGGAGGGCAACAGGCGACTTCAACTTCAACGCGGTCGTAACGCAAGGACCCCATGCGCAGACTGCATCGCCTGCGGCAGGCGATGCGTTCGCCTCCTTGCTGCTCGGATTGGGAAGCGGTGGAACAGTAACCCAC includes the following:
- a CDS encoding TonB-dependent receptor domain-containing protein → MGGATFLQAQRITASLGGTVRDPNQLNVPGADIQVTSPATGQSFTTQSNADGLFQFSNLSPGSYTVTISAAGFRTLVQTGIILQVDQSATIDFSLTLGATSETIQVTGTAPLLETQSAEVGQVISNKSIVDLPLNQRNPYSLILLVPGVSGSVGQSGNGLQFNVNGGRAGTTDVLLDGIPSVPPTDGFNNLAIFPSVDATQEFKVMTSNYSSQFGLSGGGIINVVYKSGTNQLHGSVYEFLRNSKMDANTYFNNQSNVAKPHTTRSQFGFSLGGPVFIPKLFDGRNKLFFFADYEGLRQQQATTLLATVPTLAERNGDFSADTTSTGVPIIVYDPFTTSSASPYTRSQISCNGVLNVICPARFDAVAKNLIGYFPNPNRPGINGTQINNYAASGSVPYNINQWDVKLDGNMSDRQHLAFRYSVRNPTNGTAVLFPAAIAIAQNASSNTQDAIAGELDYTFAQSAKSLYEIRYGVTHLYSRVTTRADGFDPTQLGFPSYLAQSALATSPNTLTFPGIEMTGYLSLGDGNSLGKGNLGLLTQSWQIDNVRALARHTITYGGEVRSFANNTGQVGRATGDFNFNAVVTQGPHAQTASPAAGDAFASLLLGLGSGGTVTHYFKIINTISQYAGAFVQDDWRATDNLTLNLGLRYEILFPRTERKNRQTYFDPTIPSPLAGIPGLLGGIEYTGAGGNPRTQSNTAYNNVSPRIGFAYHPLKNLVFQGGFGIFYAINGSEAAATVNQTGYRADSTYFGTAGNSGIFPGNFLSNPYPGGSFVPVTGNTLGLVTGTGGSISAPMRRSLTPYTENYNFAVQYQFPANWMVETRYVGSHGVQLLYAASINQLPDSYLAMGSKLLTPVANPLDGQVQVSGPLSGKTVQQRYLLAPFPQFTGVSIVSRNGAISHYDSVQVKLQKKFSEKLTLLVSYTGGKTLDDGAVNNANVTPASQGSETYQDASIPLFQDMYGLSTTDVSRNFVASFVYTLPFGHGERFGSGWNRYVNAMFGGYQINGIVTAQTGTPLAFSASNVANIFNPGERPNWNGQNAKLSGSVESRLKKYFNTANFSQPAVYTFGNMSGTSGYLRNPGVANLDISSFKTFALPKDCKLELHAEAFNILNKPAFGPPNTSVNSASFGVVSSQINVPRQIQVAAKILF